A genomic segment from Anaerolineae bacterium encodes:
- a CDS encoding carbohydrate ABC transporter permease, which produces MNTRTIHLKAQQNLFNQINHYLKRQHVKNLAYRAIIYFLLIIGSFLISLPFFWMISTSLKKPGTEFTIPIQWIPNPPRWDNYLKGWSILPFNIWLFNTITITAISTIGSLLSSSVIAFGFARIDFPGRNILFLLVLATMMLPYPSVIIPLFILYKNLGWLDSFKPLTIPTFFGVNAFYIFLLRQFFKTIPKDLDDAARVDGCNTFGVFRYIALPLIKPALGIIFVFSFMYNWNDFLGPLIYLSSPEKFTLALGLRFFQSQYRVEWTLLMAVSLIVLSPCIILFFIAQKYYIQGIVITGIKG; this is translated from the coding sequence ATGAATACTCGTACTATACATCTAAAAGCTCAACAAAATCTATTTAATCAGATTAATCATTATCTAAAACGTCAACATGTAAAAAATTTAGCTTATAGAGCAATTATCTATTTTCTACTTATTATTGGTTCATTCTTAATATCTCTACCATTTTTTTGGATGATCAGCACATCACTAAAGAAACCAGGAACAGAATTTACAATTCCAATTCAATGGATTCCTAATCCTCCAAGATGGGATAATTATTTAAAGGGATGGTCCATATTACCATTCAACATCTGGCTATTTAATACTATCACAATTACGGCAATCTCCACAATTGGTTCTTTGCTATCAAGTTCTGTAATAGCCTTCGGGTTCGCCCGTATTGACTTTCCAGGACGTAACATTTTGTTTTTATTAGTTTTAGCAACTATGATGTTACCATATCCATCAGTAATTATCCCACTTTTTATCCTATATAAGAATCTCGGATGGTTAGATTCTTTTAAGCCTCTGACTATTCCGACCTTTTTTGGGGTTAATGCATTTTATATTTTCCTCTTACGTCAGTTCTTCAAGACAATTCCTAAAGATCTAGATGATGCAGCTAGAGTTGATGGCTGCAATACATTTGGTGTCTTTCGTTATATAGCATTACCTCTAATTAAGCCAGCTCTAGGGATTATTTTCGTTTTCTCATTCATGTATAACTGGAACGATTTTTTGGGACCATTGATCTATCTTTCATCTCCTGAGAAATTTACCTTGGCCTTAGGATTACGATTCTTTCAGAGTCAATATAGGGTCGAGTGGACTCTACTGATGGCAGTCTCTCTGATAGTATTATCTCCATGCATTATCCTCTTCTTTATCGCTCAGAAATATTATATCCAGGGAATCGTTATCACCGGCATCAAAGGCTAG